Proteins from a genomic interval of Rosa chinensis cultivar Old Blush chromosome 2, RchiOBHm-V2, whole genome shotgun sequence:
- the LOC112183884 gene encoding probable hexokinase-like 2 protein isoform X2: MERNAENSTQIRQRLRHSSAKAMAGGKCFRRRHAKFPHSFQWNSHKSQYAGFLCCFTPIWVLNSDEEGMYYGVNLRRTNFLLLCAKLRGKNDPISDFHREEIHIPTNLLDGTGSTKELFDFIAVELGKFVEAHPNSEKKDAPAKYNKLGFIMSCPVDQAVATSGTAITWKSFEADSTLGKKLVSDFNRALEERGVKLSVYAMVDDTVGTLAGGRYYNRESVAAVTLGMGTDAAYVEPADAALQWHGPSPKLGEMVISTQWGEFSTPHLPITIFDTCLDAESSNPGFRRFEKLVSGMYLGEVVRRVLLKMAKETALFGKRVVPSKLMTPYQLSSPDMAAMHQDTSDDREVVGEKIEEVFGIKKSTPMVREVVAEVCDIVAERGARLAGAGILGIIKKLGRIENKRSIVTVEGGLYEHYRVFRNYLNSGVWEMLGNNLSDNVVIENSHGGSGTGALYLAASQMKDAAKSQMQDSDPQPEPQPEPEF, encoded by the exons ATGGAAAGAAACGCAGAAAATTCTACGCAAATTCGCCAGAGATTGCGCCACTCCAGTGCCAAAGCTATGGCAGGTGGCAAATGCTTTCGTCGCCGACATGCGAAGTTCCCTCATAGCTTCCAATGGAACTCACACAAGTCTCAATATGCTGGTTTCCTATGTTGCTTCACTCCCATCTGGGTACTTAATTC AGATGAGGAAGGAATGTATTATGGGGTGAATTTGCGGCGGACCAACTTCTTGCTCTTGTGTGCAAAACTTCGAGGGAAGAATGATCCCATTTCTGATTTTCATAGGGAGGAGATTCACATTCCGACTAATCTCTTGGATGGTACTGGTAGTACGAAG gaattgtttgattttattgCTGTGGAGCTGGGGAAGTTTGTTGAAGCACATCCAAATAGTGAAAAAAAGGATGCACCAGCCAAGTACAACAAGCTGGGTTTTATAATGTCATGTCCAGTGGACCAAGCTGTGGCCACTTCTGGAACCGCCATCACATGGAAGAGTTTCGAGGCGGATAGCACA CTGGGAAAGAAGTTGGTGAGTGACTTCAATAGAGCTCTGGAGGAACGTGGAGTAAAATTGAGTGTTTATGCAATG GTTGATGATACTGTAGGGACTTTGGCTGGAGGCAGATACTATAACAGAGAAAGTGTGGCCGCAGTTACTCTAGGGATGGGTACAGATGCTGCTTATGTAGAGCCTGCAGATGCAGCTCTGCAGTGGCATGGTCCGTCGCCTAAGTTAGGCGAGATG GTAATTAGCACACAGTGGGGAGAATTCAGTACTCCTCATCTTCCAATAACAATCTTTGATACTTGTCTAGATGCTGAAAGCTCAAATCCTGGATTCCGG AGATTTGAGAAGTTGGTTTCCGGAATGTATTTGGGAGAGGTTGTGAGAAGAGTATTACTGAAGATGGCAAAGGAAACAGCATTATTTGGCAAACGTGTTGTGCCTTCAAAACTCATGACTCCTTACCAACTCAg CTCACCTGATATGGCTGCAATGCATCAAGACACATCAGACGATCGTGAAGTTGTCGGAGAAAAAATTGAGGAAGTTTTTGGG ATCAAAAAATCTACTCCAATGGTGAGGGAAGTTGTCGCCGAGGTTTGTGACATTGTTGCAGAACGTGGTGCTCGTCTTGCTGGAGCTGGAATTCTTGGGATCATAAAGAAGCTTGGGAGAATTGAAAACAAGAGAAGTATAGTGACCGTGGAAGGCGGGCTTTATGAGCACTACAGAGTCTTCAGAAATTACCTTAACAGTGGTGTCTGGGAAATGCTTGGTAATAATCTTTCGGACAATGTTGTTATTGAAAATTCTCATGGTGGTTCAGGAACTGGAGCTTTATATCTAGCTGCTTCACAAATGAAGGATGCTGCTAAATCCCAAATGCAGGATTCTGATCCTCAACCTGAACCCCAACCCGAACCAGAATTTTAA
- the LOC112183885 gene encoding uncharacterized protein LOC112183885, whose amino-acid sequence MANRPKKWLPDIISPLQSAYVPGRLISDNTLVATEVAHFMCKLRHREEGFFSLKLDISKAYDRLEWKFLQAILTKLGFDSKWINMVMSCVMSVTYAILVNASIQECTRVREILNTYECASGKKINFQKSSVVFSRNVPKELQYEFAVVLEVNCVEEHDRYLGLPLRVGKAKMANFRYIKEKLTKKLVNWKFKILSCARKEILIKAFPQTMPLYAMNCYLLPKGLCDDIHQLYASFFWGDTDDKRRIHWSSSERLCLTKHEGDMGFKNIFAYNLAMLAKQGWRLVSKPNSLVARVFKARYFPNCSFWEAQLGDTPSYSWRSILEGRPVLKAGVKWRVGDGEQIHIWEDKWIPNYSRSQIHRPENSTSFDRVADLIDPHTRSWIAPSVSTLFSPEVAAQILSIPLRRRAVSDKLLWEPKKRGYFTVKTAYWIAREQVLRNALASTSQGDPFKELWKLLWKARVPAKITTLWEDRSRPPLVLLCKALAWLEDFQKAHATLTAPKQTVKHYWRPTHESRVKINVDGAFLPSQVHGGAGGIARDLTGQFMATFAHHIPYVNSAKQAELLAIRTGLEMAIQLQLSYVSIETDCLVAVQEIMHQQSDYSEFAAIIANIQEL is encoded by the exons ATGGCTAATAGGCCAAAGAAATGGCTCCCTGACATCATTTCTCCCCTTCAGAGTGCATATGTTCCGGGACGTTTGATTTCGGATAATACCCTAGTAGCTACTGAGGTGGCACATTTTATGTGCAAACTGAGGCATCGGGAAGAGGGTTTCTTCTCCCTCAAGCTGGATATCAGTAAGGCATATGACCGCCTTGAGTGGAAATTTTTGCAGGCTATATTGACAAAGCTGGGTTTTGACTCTAAATGGATTAACATGGTGATGAGTTGTGTTATGTCAGTCACTTATGCTATTCTTGTTAATG CCTCAATACAGGAATGTACTCGAGTGAGAGAAATCTTGAACACATATGAATGTGCTTCTGGAAAAAAGATAAACTTCCAGAAGAGCAGCGTGGTGTTTAGCAGGAATGTACCTAAAGAATTGCAATATGAGTTTGCTGTTGTACTGGAAGTAAATTGTGTAGAGGAGCATGATAGATACTTGGGCTTGCCACTACGTGTGGGAAAAGCCAAGATGGCCAACTTTCGGTATATCAAAGAGAAACTCACAAAGAAACTAGTTAACTGGAAGTTCAAAATTTTAAGTTGTGCAAGAAAAGAAATCCTCATTAAAGCTTTTCCTCAAACTATGCCTTTGTATGCTATGAATTGTTATTTATTGCCAAAAGGTTTGTGTGATGATATTCACCAGTTAtatgcttctttcttttggggAGATACAGATGACAAAAGGAGGATTCATTGGAGTAGCTCGGAGAGATTGTGTCTTACCAAACATGAGGGAGATATGGGTTTTAAAAATATCTTTGCCTATAACCTTGCCATGTTAGCTAAGCAGGGATGGAGACTGGTGTCCAAACCCAACTCTTTGGTGGCTAGAGTATTTAAAGCTCGATATTTTCCCAATTGCTCTTTCTGGGAAGCACAATTAGGCGACACACCATCCTACTCGTGGAGAAGTATTCTGGAAGGTAGACCGGTGTTGAAAGCGGGGGTCAAATGGAGAGTGGGAGATGGAGAACAGATTCATATTTGGGAGGACAAATGGATTCCTAATTACTCAAGGTCTCAGATTCACAGACCGGAAAACTCAACTTCATTCGATAGGGTAGCTGACCTTATTGATCCTCACACTAGATCTTGGATTGCTCCATCTGTGTCTACACTTTTTTCTCCTGAAGTCGCTGCTCAAATACTATCCATCCCTTTAAGGAGAAGGGCTGTTTCGGATAAACTCTTGTGGGAGCCCAAAAAACGGGGTTACTTCACCGTTAAGACTGCGTACTGGATTGCCAGAGAACAAGTTCTTCGTAATGCTCTTGCTTCTACTTCACAGGGGGATCCTTTTAAGGAACTATGGAAACTCCTTTGGAAAGCTAGAGTGCCTGCCAAG ATTACTACTCTGTGGGAGGATCGTTCCAGACCGCCTTTGGTTCTTTTATGCAAAgctttagcttggctggaagATTTCCAGAAAGCTCATGCTACTCTTACAGCACCGAAGCAAACAGTTAAACATTATTGGAGGCCTACGCATGAAAGCAGAGTGAAAATAAATGTAGATGGTGCCTTCTTACCATCACAAGTGCATGGGGGAGCTGGTGGTATTGCTCGAGACCTAACTGGGCAATTCATGGCTACTTTTGCTCACCATATACCATATGTGAACTCTGCTAAACAGGCAGAATTGCTTGCTATACGAACCGGACTTGAGATGGCAATACAACTACAATTGTCCTATGTCAGTATCGAAACAGATTGCCTTGTAGCTGTTCAAGAAATTATGCACCAACAATCTGATTATTCAGAGTTTGCAGCCATTATTGCTAACATTCAGGAACTCTAG
- the LOC112187132 gene encoding leucine-rich repeat receptor-like serine/threonine-protein kinase BAM1, whose amino-acid sequence MRLLLLLLLLHLHLRHSLSSPHRLLSTATATATRPMSTYRALLSLKASITDDPDSRLSSWTPNTNHCTWAGVTCDSRRHVTSLDLSGLNLSGYLSPDIARLVYLSNLTLADNTFSGPIPPEISALSGLRLLNLSNNVFNRTFPPELSNLTNLRVLDLYNNNLTGELPVSVTQMTNLRHLHLGGNFFEGSIPPEYGRFPFLEYLAVSGNSITGKIPKEIGNLTRLKELYIGYYNSYDGGIPAEIGNLTELVRFDAANCNLSGEIPPELGLLQNVDTLFLQVNALSGSLTSELGYLKSLKSMDLSNNLFSGEIPVSFAELKNLTLLNLFRNQLHGAIPDFIGDLPELQVLQLWENNFTGSIPQGLGRNGKLQILDLSSNKLTGALPPDMCTGNNLQTLITLGNFLFGPIPESLGDCQSLSRIRMGENFLNGSIPKGLFGLPKLTQVELQDNFLGGSFPESDSISGALGQISLSNNRLSGPLPPTIGNFSGVQKLLLDGNKFSGRIPPEIGRLQQLSKIDFSHNMFTGPIAPAISQCKLLTFVDLSRNDLSGEIPKEITGMRILNYLNLSRNHLVGNIPSSISSMQSLTSVDFSYNNLSGLVPGTGQFSYFNYTSFLGNSDLCGPYLVPCKDGVANGTHQPRVKSSFTASLKLLLVVGLLLCSIIFAVITIIKARSYKRERDSRAWKLTAFQRLDFTVDDVLDSLKEDNIIGKGGAGIVYKGAMPSGDNVAVKRLPAMSRGSSHDHGFNAEIQTLGRIRHRHIVRLLGFCSNHETNLLVYEYMPNGSLGEVLHGKKGGHLHWDTRYKIAIEAAKGLCYLHHDCSPLIVHRDVKSNNILLDSNFEAHVADFGLAKFLQDSGTSECMSAIAGSYGYIAPEYAYTLKVDEKSDVYSFGVVLLELVSGKKPVGEFGDGVDIVQWVRKMTDSNKEGVLKILDSRLPSVPLHEVMHVFYVAMLCVEEQAVERPTMREVVQILTELPIPPGSKQGGDTTTITDSPQQSAITAMESPTTTKDTKDHQQPPPQSPPPDLLSI is encoded by the exons atgcggctcctccttctcctcctcctcctccacctccacctccgccACTCTCTCTCCTCACCGCACCGTCTCCTCTCCACAGCCACAGCCACAGCCACACGCCCAATGTCCACCTACCGGGCCCTCCTCTCCCTCAAGGCCTCCATCACCGACGACCCCGACTCCCGCCTCTCCTCCTGGACCCCCAACACCAACCACTGCACCTGGGCAGGCGTCACGTGCGACTCCCGCCGTCACGTGACCTCCCTCGACCTTTCCGGCTTGAATCTCTCCGGCTATCTCTCCCCCGATATCGCCCGCCTTGTCTACCTCTCTAACCTTACTCTCGCCGACAACACGTTCTCGGGTCCTATCCCGCCCGAGATCTCGGCCCTCTCGGGGCTCCGACTCCTCAACCTCTCCAACAACGTCTTCAACCGCACGTTCCCGCCGGAGCTCTCCAACCTCACAAACCTCCGCGTGCTCGACCTCTACAACAACAACTTGACCGGAGAATTGCCGGTGTCAGTCACCCAGATGACCAACCTCAGGCACTTGCATTTGGGTGGCAACTTTTTCGAGGGTTCGATCCCGCCGGAGTACGGCCGGTTCCCGTTTCTCGAGTACTTGGCCGTCTCCGGGAACTCGATCACCGGCAAAATCCCCAAGGAGATCGGAAACCTGACCAGGCTCAAGGAGCTTTACATTGGCTACTACAACAGCTACGACGGCGGCATACCGGCCGAGATCGGGAACTTGACAGAACTCGTCCGGTTCGACGCCGCCAACTGCAATTTATCCGGCGAGATCCCGCCGGAACTGGGTCTGTTGCAAAATGTGGATACTCTGTTTCTCCAGGTGAATGCGCTTTCCGGGTCATTGACGTCTGAGCTGGGCTACCTCAAAAGCTTGAAATCCATGGACTTATCCAACAACTTGTTCTCCGGCGAGATTCCGGTCTCTTTCGCAGAGCTGAAGAACCTGACGCTTCTCAATCTCTTCAGGAACCAGCTTCACGGCGCCATTCCCGACTTCATCGGTGACTTGCCGGAGCTCCAGGTTCTGCAGCTATGGGAGAACAACTTCACTGGGTCTATTCCTCAGGGTTTGGGCAGAAATGGGAAGCTTCAAATCCTCGACTTGTCTTCGAACAAATTGACAGGAGCTCTTCCTCCTGATATGTGCACAGGAAACAATCTTCAAACCCTCATCACTCTCGGCAACTTTCTCTTCGGTCCCATTCCAGAGTCACTCGGAGACTGCCAGTCACTCAGTCGGATTCGAATGGGTGAGAACTTTCTAAATGGGTCGATTCCTAAAGGTCTATTTGGGTTGCCCAAACTCACCCAAGTGGAGCTTCAAGACAATTTCTTAGGCGGTTCATTTCCAGAGTCTGATTCAATCTCTGGTGCTCTCGGTCAGATTAGTCTCTCCAACAATCGGTTATCCGGGCCCTTGCCGCCGACCATCGGAAACTTCTCCGGCGTCCAGAAGCTTCTCCTTGACGGGAACAAGTTCTCGGGTCGAATCCCGCCGGAGATTGGACGCCTGCAGCAACTGTCAAAGATTGATTTTAGCCACAACATGTTTACGGGTCCAATTGCGCCGGCGATCAGCCAATGCAAGCTGCTGACATTTGTTGATCTCAGTCGGAATGATCTCTCCGGTGAGATTCCGAAAGAGATTACCGGTATGAGGATACTGAATTACCTCAATCTCTCGAGGAACCATCTTGTGGGGAACATCCCATCTTCCATTTCCTCAATGCAAAGCTTAACCTCGGTGGATTTTTCGTATAACAATCTTTCGGGTTTGGTTCCGGGGACTGGTCAGTTCAGCTACTTCAATTACACTTCGTTTTTGGGCAACTCTGATCTTTGTGGTCCCTATTTGGTTCCTTGCAAAGATGGAGTTGCAAATGGCACTCATCAGCCTCGCGTCAAAAGCTCATTCACTGCTTCATTGAAGCTATTGCTCGTTGTTGGGTTGCTACTCTGCTCCATCATATTTGCAGTGATTACAATAATCAAAGCTCGATCGtacaagagagagagggattccAGAGCTTGGAAGTTGACTGCATTCCAGCGCTTGGATTTCACTGTTGATGATGTCTTGGATTCACTGAAGGAAGACAACATTATAGGCAAAGGAGGTGCTGGGATTGTGTACAAAGGCGCTATGCCTAGTGGTGACAATGTGGCTGTGAAAAGACTCCCTGCAATGAGCAGAGGCTCATCTCATGATCATGGATTCAATGCTGAGATTCAGACTCTGGGTCGAATTCGACACCGTCACATTGTTAGATTGTTGGGTTTCTGTTCAAACCATGAGACAAATCTTCTGGTCTACGAGTACATGCCTAATGGGAGTTTGGGTGAGGTTCTTCATGGCAAGAAAGGAGGTCACTTGCATTGGGATACAAGGTACAAGATTGCTATTGAAGCTGCAAAGGGGCTTTGCTATCTTCACCATGACTGTTCGCCTCTGATAGTCCATAGAGATGTGAAATCGAATAACATTCTCCTCGACTCCAATTTTGAGGCCCATGTTGCTGATTTTGGCCTTGCCAAGTTCCTTCAGGATTCCGGCACGTCCGAGTGCATGTCTGCCATTGCTGGTTCTTATGGATACATCGCTCCAG agTATGCTTACACACTGAAGGTCGATGAGAAGAGCGACGTCTATAGTTTCGGTGTAGTTCTCTTAGAACTTGTTAGTGGCAAGAAACCAGTTGGTGAATTTGGAGATGGAGTCGATATAGTCCAATGGGTTCGGAAAATGACGGATTCAAACAAGGAAGGAGTCCTGAAGATCCTTGATTCCAGACTCCCTTCTGTTCCCCTACATGAGGTTATGCACGTATTTTACGTTGCAATGCTCTGCGTTGAAGAACAAGCAGTGGAACGTCCCACCATGAGAGAAGTGGTTCAAATTCTTACAGAGCTTCCAATTCCACCAGGCTCAAAGCAAGGAGGAGACACAACAACAATCACAGACTCCCCTCAACAATCTGCCATTACTGCAATGGAATCACCAACTACCACAAAAGACACGAAAGACCATCAACAGCCA
- the LOC112183884 gene encoding probable hexokinase-like 2 protein isoform X1: MRKEVVAAAALTAAAAITAIAALVRQRKRWREQQWKETQKILRKFARDCATPVPKLWQVANAFVADMRSSLIASNGTHTSLNMLVSYVASLPSGDEEGMYYGVNLRRTNFLLLCAKLRGKNDPISDFHREEIHIPTNLLDGTGSTKELFDFIAVELGKFVEAHPNSEKKDAPAKYNKLGFIMSCPVDQAVATSGTAITWKSFEADSTLGKKLVSDFNRALEERGVKLSVYAMVDDTVGTLAGGRYYNRESVAAVTLGMGTDAAYVEPADAALQWHGPSPKLGEMVISTQWGEFSTPHLPITIFDTCLDAESSNPGFRRFEKLVSGMYLGEVVRRVLLKMAKETALFGKRVVPSKLMTPYQLSSPDMAAMHQDTSDDREVVGEKIEEVFGIKKSTPMVREVVAEVCDIVAERGARLAGAGILGIIKKLGRIENKRSIVTVEGGLYEHYRVFRNYLNSGVWEMLGNNLSDNVVIENSHGGSGTGALYLAASQMKDAAKSQMQDSDPQPEPQPEPEF, encoded by the exons ATGAGGAAGGAGGTGGTGGCAGCAGCAGCATTGACCGCAGCCGCTGCAATAACAGCCATAGCTGCCTTGGTGAGGCAGAGGAAGCGCTGGAGAGAGCAACAATGGAAAGAAACGCAGAAAATTCTACGCAAATTCGCCAGAGATTGCGCCACTCCAGTGCCAAAGCTATGGCAGGTGGCAAATGCTTTCGTCGCCGACATGCGAAGTTCCCTCATAGCTTCCAATGGAACTCACACAAGTCTCAATATGCTGGTTTCCTATGTTGCTTCACTCCCATCTGG AGATGAGGAAGGAATGTATTATGGGGTGAATTTGCGGCGGACCAACTTCTTGCTCTTGTGTGCAAAACTTCGAGGGAAGAATGATCCCATTTCTGATTTTCATAGGGAGGAGATTCACATTCCGACTAATCTCTTGGATGGTACTGGTAGTACGAAG gaattgtttgattttattgCTGTGGAGCTGGGGAAGTTTGTTGAAGCACATCCAAATAGTGAAAAAAAGGATGCACCAGCCAAGTACAACAAGCTGGGTTTTATAATGTCATGTCCAGTGGACCAAGCTGTGGCCACTTCTGGAACCGCCATCACATGGAAGAGTTTCGAGGCGGATAGCACA CTGGGAAAGAAGTTGGTGAGTGACTTCAATAGAGCTCTGGAGGAACGTGGAGTAAAATTGAGTGTTTATGCAATG GTTGATGATACTGTAGGGACTTTGGCTGGAGGCAGATACTATAACAGAGAAAGTGTGGCCGCAGTTACTCTAGGGATGGGTACAGATGCTGCTTATGTAGAGCCTGCAGATGCAGCTCTGCAGTGGCATGGTCCGTCGCCTAAGTTAGGCGAGATG GTAATTAGCACACAGTGGGGAGAATTCAGTACTCCTCATCTTCCAATAACAATCTTTGATACTTGTCTAGATGCTGAAAGCTCAAATCCTGGATTCCGG AGATTTGAGAAGTTGGTTTCCGGAATGTATTTGGGAGAGGTTGTGAGAAGAGTATTACTGAAGATGGCAAAGGAAACAGCATTATTTGGCAAACGTGTTGTGCCTTCAAAACTCATGACTCCTTACCAACTCAg CTCACCTGATATGGCTGCAATGCATCAAGACACATCAGACGATCGTGAAGTTGTCGGAGAAAAAATTGAGGAAGTTTTTGGG ATCAAAAAATCTACTCCAATGGTGAGGGAAGTTGTCGCCGAGGTTTGTGACATTGTTGCAGAACGTGGTGCTCGTCTTGCTGGAGCTGGAATTCTTGGGATCATAAAGAAGCTTGGGAGAATTGAAAACAAGAGAAGTATAGTGACCGTGGAAGGCGGGCTTTATGAGCACTACAGAGTCTTCAGAAATTACCTTAACAGTGGTGTCTGGGAAATGCTTGGTAATAATCTTTCGGACAATGTTGTTATTGAAAATTCTCATGGTGGTTCAGGAACTGGAGCTTTATATCTAGCTGCTTCACAAATGAAGGATGCTGCTAAATCCCAAATGCAGGATTCTGATCCTCAACCTGAACCCCAACCCGAACCAGAATTTTAA